The genomic segment ATTAGTAGACCATATTATAATAGGAAATAATAAATTTGTTAGCCTCAAAGAAAGAGGACTAATATAGAATTGGAAGGGGAAAAATAAATGGGATTTTTTGGATCAGGAAAAGATATGGGGATAGATTTGGGAACTGCAAACACCCTAGTATTTGTAAAAGGTAAAGGAATAGTTTTAAGAGAACCATCTGTTGTTGCAATGAACACTATGACTAAAAAGACATTAGCGGTTGGATCAGAAGCTAAGCTTATGATTGGTAGAACCCCAGGAAATATAGTAGCTATAAGACCATTAAAAGATGGAGTAATTGCAGATTTTGATACAGCTCAAACAATGATGAAAAGTCTAATAGAAAAAGTATCAACTAAGAATGCATTTAAAAATCCAAGAATAATAGTTTGTTATCCATCAGGAGTTACAGAAGTTGAGAAAAGAGCTATCGAAGAAGCTACAAAACTTTCAGGAGCTAGAGATGTTATTTTAATGGAAGAACCAATGGCAGCAGCAATCGGAGCAGGGCTTCCAGTAAGCGAACCAACAGGAAGTATGATAGTTGATATTGGCGGTGGAACAACAGAAGTTGCTATTATTTCATTAGGTGGTATAGTAACTAGTAAGTCACTTAGAATAGCTGGTGACGAGTTAGATCAATCAATAATATCTTATATTAAAAAAGAATTTA from the Clostridium beijerinckii genome contains:
- a CDS encoding rod shape-determining protein, with the translated sequence MGFFGSGKDMGIDLGTANTLVFVKGKGIVLREPSVVAMNTMTKKTLAVGSEAKLMIGRTPGNIVAIRPLKDGVIADFDTAQTMMKSLIEKVSTKNAFKNPRIIVCYPSGVTEVEKRAIEEATKLSGARDVILMEEPMAAAIGAGLPVSEPTGSMIVDIGGGTTEVAIISLGGIVTSKSLRIAGDELDQSIISYIKKEFNLMVGERTAEQVKMEIGSAYRTSDEETVMEIKGRDMITGLPKIVEISETQVREALKEPVYAIIESIKTTLEKTPPELSADIMEKGIMLAGGGAYLKGLDILINKETNMPVHIAEAPLDCVVLGAGKALEDFDKISRDQRG